In Humulus lupulus chromosome 6, drHumLupu1.1, whole genome shotgun sequence, a single genomic region encodes these proteins:
- the LOC133782949 gene encoding probable purine permease 5 isoform X1 — protein MQPLLERGSIMEEGSVDSGPFPPQSPQHSASFGHWISTLKKRACEAYKRKPISYWFLLVLSSSAMLVAFPASSLLSRLYFQNGGTSKWIISWVAVAGWPITALILFPAYFVCKTLPTPLTLKLTLAYIVLGFLSAADNLMYAYAYAYLPASTAALLASSSLIFSALFGYLLVKNKINASIINAIVIITAAMTIIALDSDSDRYGSVSNKQYIMGFIWDILGSALHGLIFALSELVFVKLLGRRSFHVVLEQQVMVSVFAFVFTTIGMILNKDFQGMASEAKSFEGGKTSYHLVLIWSAITFQLGVLGATAVLFLSSTVLAGVLNAVRVPLTSIAAVILMHDPMSGFKILSLTVTFWGFGSYIYGSSSASKGPIST, from the exons ATGCAACCACTACTGGAGCGTG GTTCAATTATGGAGGAAGGGTCAGTAGATTCAGGACCATTTCCACCACAAAGCCCTCAACATTCAGCTTCATTCGGGCACTGGATCTCCACATTGAAGAAAAGGGCATGTGAAGCATACAAAAGAAAGCCAATCTCGTATTGGTTTCTTCTAGTTCTGAGTAGTAGTGCAATGCTTGTGGCATTCCCTGCTTCAAGTCTCCTATCTCGTCTTTATTTCCAAAATGGTGGAACCAGTAAATGGATCATTTCGTGGGTGGCGGTTGCAGGCTGGCCTATAACTGCTCTCATCCTATTCCCGGCATACTTTGTCTGTAAAACCCTTCCCACTCCCTTGACCTTGAAGCTCACTCTTGCATACATTGTGCTTGGTTTCTTAAGTGCTGCAGACAACCTTATGTATGCATATGCATATGCTTACCTCCCTGCATCCACCGCTGCTCTTCTGGCATCCTCCTCCTTAATCTTCTCAGCATTATTCGGTTATCTTCTTGTGAAGAATAAGATCAATGCTTCCATAATAAATGCCATTGTCATTATCACTGCTGCCATGACCATCATAGCATTGGACTCAGATTCAGACAGATATGGCAGTGTAAGCAATAAACAATACATCATGGGATTCATTTGGGACATTCTGGGGTCTGCTCTTCATGGCCTCATCTTCGCACTCTCAGAACTAGTTTTTGTGAAACTACTTGGCCGAAGATCTTTCCATGTTGTGTTGGAACAACAAGTCATGGTCTCGGTATTTGCCTTTGTGTTCACCACCATTGGAATGATTTTGAACAAGGATTTCCAAGGAATGGCATCTGAAGCTAAAAGTTTCGAAGGTGGGAAAACTTCCTACCACCTAGTTCTCATATGGAGTGCCATCACTTTCCAGTTGGGGGTGTTGGGAGCAACGGCTGTGCTGTTTTTGTCTTCCACTGTTCTTGCTGGTGTTCTCAATGCAGTGAGGGTGCCCCTTACCAGCATTGCAGCCGTCATACTGATGCACGATCCGATGAGCGGTTTCAAGATCCTCTCTCTTACTGTAACATTTTGGGGGTTTGGTTCTTATATTTATGGCAGTTCGTCAGCTAGTAAAGGCCCCATTTCCACATGA
- the LOC133782949 gene encoding probable purine permease 5 isoform X2, translating to MEEGSVDSGPFPPQSPQHSASFGHWISTLKKRACEAYKRKPISYWFLLVLSSSAMLVAFPASSLLSRLYFQNGGTSKWIISWVAVAGWPITALILFPAYFVCKTLPTPLTLKLTLAYIVLGFLSAADNLMYAYAYAYLPASTAALLASSSLIFSALFGYLLVKNKINASIINAIVIITAAMTIIALDSDSDRYGSVSNKQYIMGFIWDILGSALHGLIFALSELVFVKLLGRRSFHVVLEQQVMVSVFAFVFTTIGMILNKDFQGMASEAKSFEGGKTSYHLVLIWSAITFQLGVLGATAVLFLSSTVLAGVLNAVRVPLTSIAAVILMHDPMSGFKILSLTVTFWGFGSYIYGSSSASKGPIST from the coding sequence ATGGAGGAAGGGTCAGTAGATTCAGGACCATTTCCACCACAAAGCCCTCAACATTCAGCTTCATTCGGGCACTGGATCTCCACATTGAAGAAAAGGGCATGTGAAGCATACAAAAGAAAGCCAATCTCGTATTGGTTTCTTCTAGTTCTGAGTAGTAGTGCAATGCTTGTGGCATTCCCTGCTTCAAGTCTCCTATCTCGTCTTTATTTCCAAAATGGTGGAACCAGTAAATGGATCATTTCGTGGGTGGCGGTTGCAGGCTGGCCTATAACTGCTCTCATCCTATTCCCGGCATACTTTGTCTGTAAAACCCTTCCCACTCCCTTGACCTTGAAGCTCACTCTTGCATACATTGTGCTTGGTTTCTTAAGTGCTGCAGACAACCTTATGTATGCATATGCATATGCTTACCTCCCTGCATCCACCGCTGCTCTTCTGGCATCCTCCTCCTTAATCTTCTCAGCATTATTCGGTTATCTTCTTGTGAAGAATAAGATCAATGCTTCCATAATAAATGCCATTGTCATTATCACTGCTGCCATGACCATCATAGCATTGGACTCAGATTCAGACAGATATGGCAGTGTAAGCAATAAACAATACATCATGGGATTCATTTGGGACATTCTGGGGTCTGCTCTTCATGGCCTCATCTTCGCACTCTCAGAACTAGTTTTTGTGAAACTACTTGGCCGAAGATCTTTCCATGTTGTGTTGGAACAACAAGTCATGGTCTCGGTATTTGCCTTTGTGTTCACCACCATTGGAATGATTTTGAACAAGGATTTCCAAGGAATGGCATCTGAAGCTAAAAGTTTCGAAGGTGGGAAAACTTCCTACCACCTAGTTCTCATATGGAGTGCCATCACTTTCCAGTTGGGGGTGTTGGGAGCAACGGCTGTGCTGTTTTTGTCTTCCACTGTTCTTGCTGGTGTTCTCAATGCAGTGAGGGTGCCCCTTACCAGCATTGCAGCCGTCATACTGATGCACGATCCGATGAGCGGTTTCAAGATCCTCTCTCTTACTGTAACATTTTGGGGGTTTGGTTCTTATATTTATGGCAGTTCGTCAGCTAGTAAAGGCCCCATTTCCACATGA